In Desulfonatronospira thiodismutans ASO3-1, the sequence CGCAGGCCAGGGCCTGTCCGCAGAAGGAGGTGGACATTACTTCGCTGGGATGGCCTTCGGCAGCAGCAAGGTTGACCAGACGGCCTTCACCCAGAACAAAGATCTTTTTGCCGCCAACGATATACTCATCCATGGAGGTACGCACCTCTCTTTTGGACTCGGCTCCCTTTTCCAGTGCCGGAATATCGATTTCGTTGTCGAAATGTCCGGAATTGCAAAGGATGGAACCGTTTTTCATATTCTTTACATGCTCCATGCGGATGACATGCTTGTTGCCGGTGACTGTGCAGTAGATATCTCCAATCTTGGCTGCATCCTCCATCCTCATTACCTTGTAACCGTCGTAAGCAGCCTGCAGGGCGCAGAACTGATCCACTTCCGTGACGATGACGTTGGCTCCCATGGCCTGGGCTCTTTTGGCCACGCCCTTGCCGCAGCTGCCATAGCCGGCAACCACGAAGTTCTTGCCTGCCAGCAGTACGTTGGTGGCCCGCAGGATTCCGTCCACAGTGGACTGGCCTGTGCCGTAGTAATTGTCCACCAGGTGCTTGGTCATGTTGTCATTGACCGCAATCATGGGATACTTCAGGGCGTTGTCCTTTTCCATGGCCTTGAGCCGGATAATGCCGGTAGTGGTTTCTTCGCAGCCGCAGATGATATCCGGGATCAGATGGGCATGGTTCTTATGTATTTCGGAAACCAGGTCGCAGCCGTCAT encodes:
- the ahcY gene encoding adenosylhomocysteinase, producing the protein MDKGNHYEVKDMSLASQGHKNLELAELNMGALLKVRERFAKEKPLKDIRIGLALHVTKETAILVRTLIAGGADVAITGCNPLSTQDDVAAALADEGVKVWAYKGETKEDYYRYINKIIEFKPHITIDDGCDLVSEIHKNHAHLIPDIICGCEETTTGIIRLKAMEKDNALKYPMIAVNDNMTKHLVDNYYGTGQSTVDGILRATNVLLAGKNFVVAGYGSCGKGVAKRAQAMGANVIVTEVDQFCALQAAYDGYKVMRMEDAAKIGDIYCTVTGNKHVIRMEHVKNMKNGSILCNSGHFDNEIDIPALEKGAESKREVRTSMDEYIVGGKKIFVLGEGRLVNLAAAEGHPSEVMSTSFCGQALACEYGVQNRGKMENKVLQLPVELDDDISGLQLTAMGIEIDELTQEQKDYLDSWEEGT